The following proteins are encoded in a genomic region of Deinococcus misasensis DSM 22328:
- a CDS encoding carbohydrate binding domain-containing protein: MKRKTQIMFGLGLTLALVACGTSTKPDTKPTITLDATPTSLPKGGGKVTLTATVKDDKGIKKVEFYNGGATPFATDTTAPYSVDSTITTDTTFTAKVYDTADQVTTSAPVSVTVSTALWEDNFDGAALDTTKWGYQLGNGFGSGAGYVAGWGNNELEYYTDRAQNVSLKDGNLVITALKENYKGDANGTMQDFTWTSGRIRTAGKFSRTYGKFEIRAKLPAGKGLWPAIWMLPEDQPDNPYGTWAANGEIDIMEAWGSKPGKVAHTIHYGGMWPNNVYSGEEFEFPNAGRIDEWHTYTLEWRSNEIKWFVDGKLAATRTQWWSSKANPPKSDADLNAWPAPFDKPFYLLLNLAVGGNFDGNPDANTPTKAEMLVDYVKVWSLPDENRNPGPRPDMTYPWTPKPARPPLEDGNLIYNPSFDWAANDPRIDATTTTLAGADQSHFWTSYNTDDAAMAFSNDAANGKALKVDITKPGTVSYGVQVRQDGINIQNLKKYEVSFDIWASAARNIMVKVGGGPDRGYAAYSGEQTVAVGTTKERKTLKFDMLATSDAAARLEFNLGNAGTNTVWIDNVSVKAVGDIAIRQPKADGNLIYNGDFSATDPAAPGIGGVAGSDYWSFWENGNNGVVNSIVDGKFKLAVAHVDPANDWHIQFMQENVPVFSGKSYTLTFTGSASKNISVPVIVGEKGGSYQRYLDAKANLTTTPQTFSYTFTAPVTNYAAMLQILEAVGQAGDSYDLIFDDFKLVQNP, translated from the coding sequence ACACCACAGCTCCCTACAGTGTTGACAGCACCATCACCACCGACACCACCTTCACGGCCAAGGTGTACGACACTGCAGATCAAGTCACCACCTCTGCTCCCGTTTCTGTCACGGTTTCCACCGCGCTCTGGGAAGACAACTTTGATGGTGCAGCCCTCGACACCACCAAATGGGGTTACCAGCTTGGCAACGGTTTCGGCTCTGGTGCCGGATATGTTGCAGGGTGGGGCAACAACGAACTGGAATACTACACCGACCGTGCCCAGAACGTCAGCCTCAAAGATGGCAACCTGGTGATCACAGCCCTCAAAGAGAACTACAAAGGCGATGCCAACGGCACCATGCAGGATTTCACCTGGACCTCGGGGCGCATCCGCACTGCTGGGAAATTCAGCCGCACTTACGGCAAATTTGAGATCCGTGCAAAATTGCCTGCTGGAAAAGGCCTCTGGCCCGCCATCTGGATGCTGCCCGAGGACCAACCAGACAACCCCTACGGCACCTGGGCCGCCAACGGTGAAATCGACATCATGGAAGCCTGGGGCAGCAAACCCGGCAAAGTGGCCCACACCATCCACTACGGGGGCATGTGGCCCAACAACGTCTACTCTGGTGAGGAGTTCGAGTTCCCCAATGCTGGACGCATTGACGAGTGGCACACCTACACCCTTGAGTGGCGTTCCAACGAAATCAAATGGTTTGTGGACGGCAAACTGGCTGCCACCCGCACCCAGTGGTGGAGCTCCAAAGCCAACCCACCCAAGAGCGACGCAGACCTGAACGCCTGGCCTGCACCTTTTGACAAGCCTTTCTACCTGTTGCTCAACCTGGCTGTGGGCGGAAACTTCGATGGCAACCCCGATGCCAACACCCCAACCAAAGCCGAAATGCTGGTGGATTACGTCAAAGTCTGGTCTCTGCCTGATGAAAACCGCAACCCCGGTCCCCGTCCAGACATGACCTACCCATGGACGCCCAAACCTGCACGTCCCCCTCTGGAAGATGGCAACTTGATTTACAACCCTTCTTTCGACTGGGCTGCCAACGATCCACGCATTGACGCCACCACCACCACCCTTGCCGGAGCAGATCAATCGCACTTCTGGACCTCTTACAACACCGACGATGCTGCCATGGCTTTCTCCAACGATGCTGCCAACGGCAAAGCCCTGAAAGTGGACATCACCAAACCTGGCACCGTGAGCTACGGTGTGCAGGTCCGTCAGGACGGCATCAACATCCAGAACCTCAAGAAGTACGAAGTCAGCTTTGACATCTGGGCCAGTGCTGCCCGCAACATCATGGTCAAAGTGGGTGGCGGTCCCGACCGTGGATACGCTGCTTACTCGGGTGAGCAGACCGTGGCTGTGGGCACCACCAAAGAACGCAAAACCCTGAAATTTGACATGCTGGCCACCAGCGATGCTGCTGCAAGACTGGAATTCAACCTTGGCAATGCTGGAACCAACACCGTCTGGATTGACAACGTGTCCGTGAAAGCGGTGGGCGACATCGCCATCCGTCAACCCAAGGCCGATGGCAACCTGATTTACAACGGTGATTTCTCTGCAACCGACCCCGCTGCTCCCGGCATTGGTGGTGTGGCAGGCTCTGACTACTGGTCCTTCTGGGAAAATGGCAACAACGGTGTGGTCAACAGCATTGTGGATGGCAAGTTCAAACTTGCAGTGGCCCACGTGGATCCTGCCAACGACTGGCACATCCAGTTCATGCAGGAAAACGTTCCGGTGTTCTCTGGCAAGTCTTACACCCTGACCTTCACCGGTTCGGCTTCCAAAAACATCAGCGTTCCGGTGATTGTGGGTGAAAAAGGTGGCAGTTACCAGAGGTACCTTGATGCCAAAGCCAACCTGACCACCACACCTCAAACATTCAGCTACACCTTCACTGCTCCAGTCACCAATTACGCTGCCATGCTGCAGATTCTGGAAGCTGTTGGGCAAGCAGGAGACAGTTACGACCTGATCTTTGACGACTTCAAACTGGTTCAGAACCCCTGA
- a CDS encoding LacI family DNA-binding transcriptional regulator, whose translation MTKPAITLSEIARIAGVSKMTVSNVINGKKGVAEDTRQRILEVIQETGYVANRSARNLASGRTRTIGLVVPKLNSNYTLYIGEILRGAGDAADRQHWDLLVCTTSDDEERELRRIQALATGLADGILVLLPRAEQTYLSFLQDTHIPVITLDHGLIETPLPSIDVDNHTGGRLGTQHLVDLGHKRIAFVGGTYSRAHLERLSGYQEVLRENGLPIDPDLMVHGDYSQPSGFQAAERLLDLPEPPTAIFAISDAMAFGVMEAAGRRGLRIPEDVSLVGFDDIPMANWVHPRLTTIRQPLYQLGETAINLIISLTDGDALPGQRMMLPVELVVRNSTGKPEK comes from the coding sequence ATGACCAAACCTGCCATCACCCTCAGTGAAATTGCCCGCATTGCTGGAGTTTCAAAAATGACCGTGTCCAACGTCATCAATGGAAAGAAAGGCGTGGCAGAGGACACCCGGCAACGCATTCTGGAAGTGATTCAGGAAACCGGATATGTGGCCAACCGTTCGGCCCGCAACCTGGCTTCCGGGCGCACCCGCACCATTGGTCTGGTGGTGCCCAAATTGAACTCCAATTACACCCTGTACATCGGTGAAATTCTGCGTGGTGCTGGGGATGCTGCAGACCGTCAGCACTGGGATTTGCTGGTCTGCACCACCAGCGACGACGAAGAACGGGAACTCCGGCGCATTCAGGCTCTGGCCACTGGCCTTGCCGATGGGATTCTGGTGCTTTTGCCCAGAGCCGAACAGACCTACCTGTCTTTCTTGCAAGACACCCACATTCCAGTGATCACGCTGGACCACGGCCTCATCGAAACCCCTTTGCCTTCCATTGATGTGGACAACCACACCGGAGGCAGGCTGGGCACCCAGCATCTGGTGGACCTCGGGCACAAACGGATTGCTTTTGTGGGTGGAACCTATTCCAGAGCCCATCTGGAACGCCTCTCTGGTTATCAGGAGGTGCTCAGGGAAAACGGTTTGCCCATTGATCCTGACCTGATGGTGCACGGGGACTACTCCCAGCCCAGCGGTTTTCAGGCTGCCGAGCGCTTGCTGGACCTTCCAGAGCCTCCCACTGCCATTTTTGCCATTTCAGACGCCATGGCTTTTGGTGTGATGGAAGCTGCAGGTCGCAGGGGCCTCAGGATCCCCGAGGATGTGTCTCTGGTGGGCTTCGATGACATCCCGATGGCCAACTGGGTGCATCCGCGCCTCACCACCATCCGGCAACCGCTGTACCAGCTTGGAGAAACGGCCATCAACCTGATCATTTCCCTCACCGATGGGGACGCTTTGCCGGGTCAAAGGATGATGCTTCCGGTGGAACTGGTGGTCCGCAACTCCACAGGAAAACCAGAGAAATGA